In Nitrospirota bacterium, one DNA window encodes the following:
- a CDS encoding Hpt domain-containing protein produces the protein MDTLEVFVLSEALDLADGDQELFLTLANLFMQESPKEVAAAHAALVRQDCHGLAAAAHKLKGSVLPICAPRLFERVQRLEMLGRQGDCTEAESVCADVERCLAEVHAALRDLIAGGFPS, from the coding sequence ATGGATACATTAGAGGTGTTCGTGCTGTCCGAGGCGTTGGACCTGGCCGATGGCGATCAGGAGTTGTTCCTGACGTTGGCGAACCTCTTTATGCAAGAGAGCCCTAAAGAGGTGGCTGCGGCGCATGCGGCGTTAGTCCGGCAGGATTGTCACGGGCTGGCGGCGGCGGCGCATAAGCTGAAGGGATCTGTCCTGCCTATTTGTGCGCCGCGCCTCTTCGAGCGTGTGCAGCGTCTGGAAATGCTTGGACGCCAGGGCGACTGTACCGAGGCCGAGTCGGTTTGTGCGGATGTCGAGAGATGTTTGGCCGAGGTGCATGCCGCGCTTCGGGATTTGATCGCCGGAGGATTTCCATCATGA
- a CDS encoding DUF420 domain-containing protein, with amino-acid sequence MDLKAFLWYAVLTSLTGAYLVAMVGVRSAHHHDVSHHSRRMIVACTIVGIWLVAYVLKQVLFGREQFGGPDSHYWSLYVPLFSVHMALAVTTIGLGGYNLYMGLHRIRYGSVGAMSSRLSMHRRLGQLLVWTFSGTMVTAYLVYLMLFVWYPAS; translated from the coding sequence ATGGACCTGAAAGCGTTTCTCTGGTACGCGGTGTTGACGAGCCTTACGGGTGCCTACTTGGTCGCGATGGTGGGTGTCCGTTCGGCGCACCATCATGATGTCTCCCATCATTCACGCCGTATGATCGTGGCCTGCACGATTGTCGGGATCTGGCTCGTGGCCTACGTGTTGAAGCAGGTCCTCTTCGGGCGGGAGCAATTCGGAGGGCCGGACTCGCATTACTGGTCGCTCTATGTGCCGCTGTTTTCCGTCCATATGGCGCTGGCGGTCACGACGATCGGCCTTGGCGGCTACAATCTCTACATGGGGCTCCACCGGATTCGCTACGGGAGCGTGGGCGCGATGTCCTCCAGGCTATCGATGCATCGCCGGTTGGGGCAACTCTTAGTCTGGACATTTTCCGGCACCATGGTGACAGCCTATCTGGTCTATCTCATGTTGTTCGTCTGGTACCCTGCTTCGTGA
- a CDS encoding STAS domain-containing protein, giving the protein MEITQRASKDATVLDVKGDLTYSNRAAFKTAVEQVKSRNCQHLIVNLEQVRFVDSSGLGLLVLMSQSFKLQQAQFSLLKPQSYVREIMSLANIPKMIPIYETEGDALTARAA; this is encoded by the coding sequence ATGGAAATTACACAACGTGCTTCGAAAGACGCGACCGTGCTGGATGTGAAAGGCGATCTGACATATAGCAATCGGGCGGCGTTCAAGACCGCAGTCGAACAGGTGAAAAGCCGGAACTGCCAGCATCTCATTGTGAACCTGGAGCAGGTTCGATTCGTGGACAGTTCCGGTCTCGGGTTACTCGTCCTTATGTCCCAGAGCTTCAAGCTTCAACAGGCCCAGTTCAGTCTCCTGAAGCCGCAGAGTTACGTGCGGGAAATCATGAGCCTGGCGAATATTCCGAAAATGATCCCGATCTATGAGACCGAGGGGGACGCGCTGACGGCGCGTGCGGCGTAA
- a CDS encoding PAS domain S-box protein, whose product MDRPPKIRSYARWLPALIVAITLVALLLGGLVLQYVETSMVASAGQSLALAAVDIADKLDMQMAERHGDVQMLSRSLVFQGHDYPAMERRLQALMETYPVYRWVGVTDIQGRVLVSTDRTSKGRDMSGEPGFRAVRAGSRAVVQEAAPDDEGVFAVMFVSPLYDARGAFIGTVISQVGLPVLEDVFARVVNALQAQWGTGARIEYLFLDHEGAVFVDSFLREEGRVNLKQQRVLSAQLLDAAPAGFIEEQHARRQVDVVTGYAQTKGTEDLKGLRWGVLVRVDRSDILVPIRDIIWKIGAAGAGIGLPLIGILLWSITRLTHSWGAADEERNRAQVAERKFHMLLENAPAAIVLANVEGTIVLTNRQVDLLFGYAPGQLIGHSVEMLMPEAVRDVHRTHRARYHESPVARPMGLNRTIVGRRQDGTEFQIQAGLSYLETEEGSFAMAVLSDISQRKKEEAERERLGREIRLLLDSTVEGLCGIDCQGRCTFINRAGAALLGYQPDELLGRDLHELIHHSHEDGSSYTYAECPIYRACQASQGFQTDEDVLWRQDGTAFPAEIASRPVFEADVLKGAVVTFSDITERKQAEAERREREAALAHFKSTLDQTLDCVFMFRSDTLRFIYCNRGACEQVGYSPAELFQMTPVDIKPEFTLERFQTLVRPLFDGTQPSLIFETLHRHKDGHDIPVEIALQLVQQAGGEPRFVAIVRDITEHRQAQQELLAAKELAETSARTKSEFLATMSHEIRTPMNGVIGMTSLLLDTDLTPEQRELAETVRSSGDHLLTVINDILDFSKIETGKMSLEILDFDLRTAVDETLDLVAARAVGKGVELACLVHADVPAVLRGDPGRLRQILLNLVGNAIKFTEQGDVVLSVKLLHQTDTGVTVRFEVQDTGIGLSPDAQGRLFQSFSQADSSTTRKYGGTGLGLAICKQLTELMGGQIGVDSRLGKGSTFWFTLQFGTPQPGTLSVLDLASQDLRGLRLCIVDDHPINRRILELYATKWGVRCLLAEAGSQALERLRTAAADDDACDLAIIDMQMPVMDGLELARAIKADPALASTRLVLLTSQGQRGDAKAAHTAGYVAYLTKPVHESQLYNCLTVVVKLPAQATSGAGQSSDRTPPSELVTRHSLAEAKARATARILLAEDNIVNQKVAVRMLEKLGYRVDLVANGLEVLDALARIPYSAVLMDCQMPEMDGFHATREIRRLEAIGTGHAATDSGTIRPSPLASRHIPIIAMTANAMQEDRDLCLAAGMDDYLSKPVRSKLLAEILARWVSAPASSSDSTDDRPLQIASGETAT is encoded by the coding sequence ATGGATAGACCACCGAAAATCCGTTCCTACGCTCGTTGGCTGCCGGCGCTGATCGTCGCTATCACGTTGGTCGCTCTGCTGCTGGGGGGCCTCGTCCTCCAGTATGTCGAAACGAGCATGGTGGCCTCCGCGGGTCAGAGCCTCGCGTTGGCCGCTGTCGATATCGCGGACAAGCTGGACATGCAGATGGCTGAGCGCCACGGCGACGTTCAGATGTTGTCGCGGTCATTGGTGTTTCAGGGGCACGACTATCCGGCAATGGAGCGACGGCTCCAGGCCTTAATGGAAACCTATCCCGTCTATCGCTGGGTGGGAGTCACGGATATACAAGGCCGGGTTCTGGTTTCGACCGACCGAACTAGTAAGGGCCGCGATATGAGTGGGGAGCCGGGCTTCCGGGCGGTGCGGGCTGGATCACGCGCCGTGGTTCAGGAGGCGGCACCGGACGACGAGGGGGTCTTCGCGGTGATGTTTGTGAGCCCACTCTATGATGCGCGCGGCGCGTTTATCGGTACGGTGATCAGCCAAGTGGGGTTGCCGGTCCTGGAGGATGTCTTCGCGCGGGTCGTGAACGCGTTGCAGGCCCAATGGGGAACAGGGGCGCGCATCGAGTATCTGTTTCTGGATCATGAAGGAGCGGTGTTCGTCGATTCGTTTCTGAGAGAAGAGGGACGGGTCAACCTCAAGCAGCAGAGGGTCCTCTCGGCGCAGTTGCTTGATGCGGCCCCAGCCGGATTCATTGAAGAACAGCATGCCCGCCGGCAGGTCGATGTCGTGACCGGGTATGCGCAGACCAAGGGGACAGAAGATCTCAAGGGTCTGCGGTGGGGCGTGTTGGTGCGCGTGGACCGGAGCGACATCCTGGTTCCAATCAGGGACATCATCTGGAAAATCGGGGCGGCAGGTGCCGGCATCGGACTGCCGCTGATCGGAATCCTGCTCTGGAGTATTACCCGCCTCACGCACTCGTGGGGGGCGGCGGATGAGGAGCGCAACCGGGCACAGGTTGCTGAACGCAAGTTTCACATGCTGCTGGAGAATGCGCCGGCTGCTATCGTGCTGGCCAATGTCGAAGGCACCATCGTGTTAACCAACCGGCAGGTCGATCTGCTATTCGGCTATGCACCAGGCCAGTTGATCGGTCACTCTGTCGAGATGCTGATGCCTGAAGCTGTCCGGGACGTGCACCGCACGCACCGCGCCCGCTACCACGAGTCGCCCGTGGCGAGGCCGATGGGACTCAACCGCACGATTGTCGGTCGTCGACAGGATGGGACCGAGTTTCAGATCCAAGCCGGCTTGAGCTATCTGGAAACGGAGGAAGGCTCGTTTGCGATGGCAGTCCTTAGCGATATCTCTCAGCGGAAAAAGGAGGAGGCCGAACGGGAGCGCCTGGGTCGTGAGATTCGTCTCTTGCTGGATTCGACAGTCGAAGGGCTCTGTGGCATCGATTGTCAAGGCCGCTGCACCTTTATCAACCGGGCCGGCGCAGCATTGCTCGGGTATCAGCCTGACGAGTTGTTGGGCAGGGACCTGCATGAACTCATTCATCACTCCCATGAAGATGGCTCGTCGTATACCTATGCCGAGTGCCCTATCTACCGAGCATGCCAGGCCAGTCAGGGGTTCCAGACCGATGAGGACGTGCTCTGGCGGCAAGATGGGACGGCCTTCCCAGCCGAGATTGCCTCGCGTCCCGTCTTTGAGGCCGATGTGTTGAAAGGTGCGGTGGTGACCTTTTCCGATATTACCGAACGTAAGCAGGCGGAGGCGGAACGGCGGGAGCGTGAAGCGGCGCTCGCTCACTTCAAGTCCACGCTCGACCAGACGCTCGACTGCGTGTTTATGTTCCGTTCCGATACGCTGCGCTTCATCTACTGCAACCGCGGGGCATGCGAGCAGGTGGGCTACAGCCCAGCCGAGCTGTTCCAGATGACGCCCGTGGACATCAAGCCAGAGTTCACGCTAGAGCGTTTTCAGACATTGGTGCGGCCGCTGTTCGACGGCACGCAGCCTTCGCTGATCTTCGAGACCCTTCACCGGCACAAGGATGGGCACGACATTCCGGTGGAAATCGCTCTGCAGCTCGTGCAGCAGGCGGGTGGGGAACCGCGCTTCGTGGCCATCGTTCGCGACATCACCGAGCACAGGCAGGCGCAACAAGAACTGCTGGCGGCGAAAGAGCTGGCGGAGACGAGCGCCCGCACCAAGAGCGAGTTCTTGGCCACCATGAGTCACGAAATCCGCACCCCTATGAATGGGGTGATCGGCATGACCAGCCTTCTGCTCGACACAGACCTCACGCCGGAGCAGCGGGAGCTCGCCGAGACCGTCCGCAGCAGCGGCGATCATCTGCTCACCGTCATCAACGACATCCTCGACTTTTCCAAGATTGAAACCGGTAAGATGAGCCTGGAAATCCTCGACTTCGACCTTCGCACCGCGGTCGACGAGACGCTGGATCTGGTGGCCGCGCGCGCGGTTGGCAAGGGGGTGGAGCTGGCCTGTCTGGTTCATGCGGATGTGCCTGCCGTACTCCGTGGCGATCCCGGACGACTCCGCCAGATCCTGCTCAACCTCGTGGGGAACGCCATCAAGTTTACGGAGCAGGGTGATGTGGTGCTGTCCGTCAAGCTGCTGCACCAAACCGATACCGGTGTCACCGTACGGTTCGAGGTGCAGGACACCGGCATCGGCCTGTCTCCTGACGCGCAAGGGCGCCTGTTTCAGTCGTTCAGTCAAGCCGATAGCTCGACCACGCGCAAGTACGGCGGCACAGGATTGGGGCTCGCCATCTGCAAACAGCTCACGGAACTCATGGGTGGCCAGATCGGTGTGGACAGCCGGCTGGGCAAAGGCAGTACCTTCTGGTTCACGCTTCAGTTCGGCACACCGCAGCCAGGCACATTGTCGGTGCTGGACCTGGCCTCCCAGGATTTGCGAGGGCTGCGCCTGTGCATCGTGGATGACCATCCCATCAACCGCCGCATCCTGGAATTGTACGCCACGAAATGGGGAGTCCGGTGCCTGCTGGCGGAGGCTGGCTCCCAGGCCCTGGAACGCTTGCGTACCGCGGCAGCGGATGACGACGCGTGCGACCTCGCAATCATTGACATGCAGATGCCGGTGATGGATGGCCTGGAGCTAGCCAGGGCGATCAAAGCCGATCCTGCGCTGGCGTCAACCAGGCTCGTTCTCTTGACGTCCCAGGGCCAGCGCGGCGATGCCAAGGCGGCGCACACAGCCGGATATGTTGCCTACCTCACCAAGCCGGTGCATGAGTCGCAACTGTATAATTGCCTCACGGTCGTTGTGAAACTGCCAGCGCAGGCCACCTCTGGCGCGGGACAGTCCAGTGACCGAACGCCCCCTTCCGAGCTTGTCACTCGCCACAGTTTGGCCGAGGCGAAAGCGCGGGCCACCGCTCGGATTCTGCTTGCCGAGGATAACATCGTCAACCAGAAAGTCGCCGTACGCATGCTGGAAAAGTTGGGCTATCGCGTGGATCTCGTGGCCAACGGCCTGGAGGTCCTCGACGCACTGGCGCGCATCCCCTATAGCGCGGTCTTGATGGACTGCCAGATGCCGGAAATGGACGGATTCCACGCAACGCGTGAAATCCGCAGGTTAGAGGCAATAGGCACGGGACACGCGGCGACTGATTCCGGGACTATTCGCCCTTCGCCCCTGGCCTCTCGCCATATCCCCATCATCGCCATGACGGCAAACGCCATGCAGGAAGATCGAGACCTGTGCCTTGCAGCCGGCATGGATGACTACCTGAGCAAGCCTGTGCGATCCAAACTGTTGGCAGAGATTCTCGCGCGCTGGGTCAGCGCGCCGGCCTCGAGCTCCGACTCAACAGATGACCGTCCGCTGCAGATCGCCTCTGGCGAGACGGCCACTTGA
- a CDS encoding response regulator, translating to MSILIVEDNPVNARLLVLMLHAQGYQTVVARNGKEALATVPETPDIQLIITDYMMPEMDGLEFIVKVRDLLSPNHVPILVTSAHADLETITRVQGLQCDGFLVKPIDRQELTKRVEHLMRSQPLVLLSAQKTMERLDIELAEYHELANAFAAQLSAALPIVVLEQGDSDEPISENLGRLLKELAESASMLGADKFLLLYSKCMGPPLPTRPQCFVLWRALQELETTLQAYIQSQANAVAKD from the coding sequence ATGTCTATTCTGATCGTTGAAGATAATCCGGTCAACGCGAGGCTGTTAGTGCTCATGCTGCACGCACAGGGGTATCAGACGGTGGTGGCCAGGAATGGAAAAGAAGCACTGGCGACTGTGCCTGAAACACCAGACATTCAGCTGATCATCACGGATTACATGATGCCGGAAATGGATGGGCTGGAGTTTATTGTGAAGGTCAGGGACTTGCTGAGCCCTAACCATGTTCCCATTCTTGTCACATCGGCGCATGCCGATCTTGAGACCATCACACGGGTGCAGGGCCTACAGTGCGATGGCTTCCTGGTCAAACCCATCGACAGGCAAGAGTTGACCAAGCGGGTTGAGCACCTCATGAGATCTCAGCCGCTCGTGCTTCTTAGTGCGCAGAAAACGATGGAGAGATTGGACATTGAGTTGGCGGAATATCACGAACTGGCCAATGCGTTTGCGGCCCAATTGTCTGCAGCCCTACCGATTGTGGTGTTGGAACAAGGAGACTCGGACGAGCCCATTTCCGAGAATCTGGGGCGGTTGCTGAAGGAACTTGCGGAAAGCGCGTCCATGCTTGGTGCCGATAAATTCTTACTGTTGTATTCGAAGTGCATGGGGCCACCTCTGCCGACTCGGCCGCAATGCTTTGTATTGTGGCGAGCTCTTCAAGAATTAGAAACGACACTCCAGGCATACATACAGTCTCAAGCCAATGCCGTGGCGAAGGACTGA
- a CDS encoding SpoIIE family protein phosphatase: protein MNHNSTQRIAHSFGSSAPACFMVATILLVEDEPVTRMSMAARLKRLGHRVLEAGNGREALDVAGRERPDLIIVDWMMPEMDGPTFCETVRRDPTMKSIYILLMTSHDQPAQIAEGLARGADDFLSKAASKQEITARVLAGLRTGRLVRELETTGAQLESSMLLLQTKQTEMESDLQSAAAFVHSLLPPPGNPAPGLSLAWEYQPALTLGGDLFGVAAIDADHLGLYILDASGHGVAAALRSASLMTFLQVPNILRQSGSYDPAKVLHEANRQFPLSAEGEYFTLWVGQIHLPTRSLSYASAGHHGVLLSPAERPSRWLTRPSSPLGFDQAAVFTGDQITLQPADRLFLLSDGIYEAPSTTGEPWGRWRFQQAVEAQQHVPLAATIAHCFTEARRWQAQSDFLDDAAVVGLELSV from the coding sequence ATGAATCACAACTCAACTCAACGTATCGCTCATTCCTTCGGTTCGTCGGCACCAGCCTGTTTTATGGTCGCGACGATCTTGCTGGTGGAGGATGAACCGGTGACGCGGATGAGCATGGCGGCGCGGCTAAAGCGGTTAGGGCACCGGGTGTTGGAAGCAGGAAACGGACGAGAGGCGCTTGACGTGGCTGGGCGCGAACGTCCCGATCTGATCATCGTCGATTGGATGATGCCGGAGATGGACGGCCCCACGTTCTGCGAAACGGTACGGCGCGATCCGACGATGAAATCCATCTATATTTTGCTGATGACCTCCCACGATCAACCGGCGCAGATTGCCGAAGGGTTGGCGCGGGGGGCCGACGATTTTCTGAGTAAGGCGGCCAGTAAGCAGGAAATCACGGCGCGTGTGTTGGCCGGTTTGCGCACCGGCCGATTAGTGCGTGAGCTGGAAACGACGGGCGCTCAGCTGGAGTCGTCCATGCTCCTGCTGCAAACGAAGCAGACGGAGATGGAATCCGATCTGCAGTCGGCCGCTGCGTTCGTCCATTCGTTGTTACCCCCGCCAGGAAACCCGGCTCCAGGCCTTTCGTTGGCCTGGGAGTATCAACCGGCGCTGACATTGGGCGGCGATCTCTTTGGTGTGGCCGCTATCGATGCGGACCACCTGGGCCTGTATATTCTCGATGCGTCCGGACATGGTGTGGCGGCTGCCTTGCGGTCGGCGTCGTTGATGACGTTCCTCCAGGTGCCAAACATCCTCCGGCAGAGCGGTTCATACGATCCTGCGAAAGTGTTGCACGAAGCGAACCGGCAGTTTCCCTTGAGTGCTGAAGGAGAGTATTTCACGCTTTGGGTCGGGCAGATCCACCTGCCGACACGCAGCCTATCCTATGCCTCGGCCGGTCATCATGGCGTGCTGCTCAGCCCGGCAGAGCGGCCTTCTCGGTGGCTGACGCGGCCCTCTTCGCCCCTTGGATTCGACCAGGCTGCCGTCTTTACCGGCGACCAGATTACTTTGCAGCCCGCGGATCGATTGTTTTTATTGAGCGACGGCATTTACGAAGCGCCGTCTACAACCGGAGAGCCCTGGGGCCGCTGGAGGTTCCAGCAAGCCGTCGAGGCACAACAGCATGTCCCGCTTGCCGCCACGATTGCCCATTGCTTTACGGAAGCCAGACGCTGGCAAGCGCAGAGCGATTTTTTAGATGACGCGGCGGTGGTGGGGCTGGAACTAAGTGTGTGA
- a CDS encoding chemotaxis protein CheB → MARQDLIVGVFHCRGVSTVAQDEARCVAVGMPKEAMRTGGVDMIFLLDDIPAAMLAYASCL, encoded by the coding sequence TTGGCGCGTCAGGATCTGATCGTCGGCGTTTTCCACTGTCGAGGAGTCTCTACCGTCGCTCAAGATGAGGCAAGATGTGTCGCGGTTGGGATGCCGAAAGAAGCGATGAGAACGGGAGGTGTCGATATGATTTTTCTGCTGGACGATATTCCTGCGGCAATGCTCGCTTACGCAAGCTGTCTTTGA
- a CDS encoding DUF420 domain-containing protein, which yields MKNWLWYGVLTSITAAYLVAMAGVRFAKQHEVSHHSRRMIVACTIVGIWLVAYVLKQVLFGRERFGGPDSHYWSLYVPLFSVHMALAVTTISLGGYNLYMGLHRIRYGSVGAMSSRLSMHRRLGQLLVWTFSGTMVTAYLVYLMLFVWYPRS from the coding sequence ATGAAAAATTGGCTCTGGTATGGCGTGCTAACCAGCATCACTGCTGCCTACCTGGTTGCGATGGCCGGCGTTCGATTCGCGAAGCAGCATGAGGTATCGCATCATTCACGCCGCATGATCGTGGCCTGCACGATCGTCGGGATCTGGCTTGTGGCCTACGTGTTGAAGCAAGTCCTCTTCGGGCGGGAGCGATTCGGAGGGCCGGACTCGCACTACTGGTCGCTCTATGTGCCGCTGTTTTCTGTTCATATGGCGCTGGCGGTCACGACGATCAGCCTTGGCGGCTACAATCTCTACATGGGGCTCCACCGGATTCGCTACGGGAGCGTGGGCGCGATGTCGTCTAGGCTATCGATGCATCGCCGGTTGGGGCAACTCTTAGTCTGGACCTTTTCCGGCACCATGGTGACGGCCTATCTGGTCTATCTCATGTTGTTTGTCTGGTATCCGAGGTCTTAA
- a CDS encoding response regulator produces MEQRTTTILAVDDDAVNLEIIQESLAEAEYHIVTASDGEQAWALLQEDPDRFDAVLLDRMMPKMNGMALLALMQADPAIKSIPVILQTAAASTESVREGLSAGAYYYLTKPYEKPILLAIVRSAIEGYALHRHMRSQAQSISHAFTLLSAGRFHFRTLAEARSLASLIAGLFPDPEKVGVGIYELMLNAVEHGNLGITYQEKSALLATGSWEKDVVRRLAMPEYAARYATVEFDREPGSILLVIQDQGTGFDWRPYLEFTPERAYDLHGRGIAIAHQLCFTSLEYRGKGNEVVITLDCPELTPTNLRST; encoded by the coding sequence ATGGAACAGCGGACGACGACCATCCTTGCCGTCGACGATGATGCGGTGAATCTTGAGATCATCCAGGAAAGTCTCGCGGAAGCCGAGTATCATATTGTCACGGCTTCGGACGGTGAACAGGCCTGGGCCTTGCTGCAGGAAGACCCGGATCGGTTCGACGCCGTGCTGCTGGATCGGATGATGCCGAAGATGAATGGCATGGCCTTGCTGGCGCTGATGCAAGCCGATCCGGCGATCAAGTCGATTCCCGTTATCCTGCAGACCGCGGCGGCCTCCACGGAGTCCGTCCGTGAGGGGCTCAGTGCCGGCGCCTATTATTACCTCACCAAGCCGTATGAGAAACCGATCTTGCTGGCGATCGTCCGCTCGGCTATCGAGGGGTATGCGCTGCATCGCCATATGCGTTCGCAGGCACAGTCGATTTCTCATGCGTTTACGCTCCTCAGTGCCGGACGGTTCCATTTCCGCACGCTCGCTGAAGCGAGGAGCCTCGCCTCGCTGATCGCCGGGCTCTTTCCCGACCCCGAGAAGGTCGGTGTCGGGATCTACGAACTGATGCTCAACGCGGTGGAGCATGGGAATCTGGGTATTACCTATCAGGAGAAGTCGGCGCTCCTGGCTACCGGAAGCTGGGAGAAGGACGTCGTACGCCGCCTCGCGATGCCGGAATATGCCGCTCGATATGCCACCGTGGAGTTTGACCGCGAGCCTGGTTCGATTCTTTTGGTCATCCAAGATCAAGGGACGGGATTCGACTGGCGGCCTTACCTGGAATTTACGCCGGAGCGCGCGTACGATCTCCACGGACGGGGGATCGCGATTGCACATCAGTTGTGCTTCACCAGTCTGGAGTATCGGGGGAAGGGGAATGAAGTGGTGATTACCCTGGATTGCCCCGAGCTCACTCCGACGAATCTGCGCTCGACATAG